A single window of Polyangia bacterium DNA harbors:
- the speA gene encoding biosynthetic arginine decarboxylase yields the protein MSSAGGIPRKWTVADSSEIYGVKAWGNNYFSVNESGNVQAHPAGSENGKIDLKELVDEVARRGIGLPLLIRFSDVLKSRIVELNEAFRRAIAEYGYKGEYKGVYPIKVNQHRYVVEEIVQFGRPYHYGLEAGSKPELLAVMGMLDDEDALVVCNGYKDEEYIETALMCSKLGRNVLIVVEKFSELSLIAETAKKMGVRPRIGIRVKLASKGSGRWEASGGDRSKFGLSTREVVEGINFLRKHDLLNCFELLHFHLGSQISAIRAVKNALREAGRFYVEVVKLGAPLKYFDAGGGLGVDYDGSQTNFASSMNYTMQEYANDIVFSLQEICDSAGVAHPTIVSESGRAVVAHHSMLVMDILGVGEFDVGKAPEQVSESASRMVRNLFETYRDVSRKNVLEAYHDALEYKEEALQLFNLGNLSLSERVVAEDIFWAICQKILKLTRDMREVPEELEGLERALSDTYFCNFSMFQSLPDIWAIDQLFPIMPIHRLGEEPTRRAVLADITCDSDGKIDHFIDRRDVKSVLELHPVNGQDYYLGVFLIGAYQEILGDLHNLFGNTNTVHVSLAAGGGYQIEHVVTGDTVTDVLKYVSYAREDLVARVRRFAEMAVRANRMTLEETRSMLRMYEEGLAGYTYLERS from the coding sequence ATGAGCAGTGCTGGCGGAATCCCGCGCAAATGGACGGTCGCCGATTCGTCGGAGATCTACGGGGTCAAGGCCTGGGGTAACAACTATTTTTCGGTGAACGAGTCGGGCAACGTGCAGGCGCACCCGGCGGGAAGCGAAAACGGCAAGATCGATCTGAAAGAGCTGGTCGACGAGGTGGCGCGCCGGGGAATCGGCCTGCCGCTTTTGATCCGTTTCTCCGACGTGCTGAAAAGCCGCATCGTCGAGCTGAACGAAGCCTTCCGGCGCGCCATCGCCGAGTACGGGTACAAGGGCGAATACAAGGGCGTCTATCCGATCAAGGTCAACCAGCACCGCTACGTCGTCGAGGAGATCGTCCAGTTCGGCCGTCCCTATCACTACGGCCTGGAAGCGGGCTCCAAGCCCGAGCTCTTGGCGGTGATGGGCATGCTGGACGACGAGGACGCGCTGGTGGTCTGCAATGGCTACAAGGACGAGGAGTACATCGAGACGGCGCTGATGTGCTCGAAGCTCGGGCGCAACGTCCTCATCGTGGTCGAAAAATTCTCCGAGCTGTCGCTGATCGCCGAGACCGCGAAAAAGATGGGCGTGCGGCCGCGCATCGGCATCAGGGTCAAGCTGGCGTCGAAGGGTTCGGGCCGCTGGGAGGCCTCGGGCGGCGATCGGTCGAAGTTCGGTCTTTCCACGCGCGAGGTGGTCGAGGGGATCAACTTCCTGCGCAAGCACGACCTTTTGAACTGCTTCGAGCTTTTGCACTTTCACCTGGGCAGCCAGATCTCCGCCATCCGCGCCGTGAAGAACGCCTTGCGCGAGGCGGGTCGGTTTTACGTCGAGGTGGTCAAGCTGGGCGCGCCGCTGAAATACTTCGACGCCGGCGGCGGTCTGGGCGTCGACTACGACGGGTCGCAGACCAACTTTGCCTCGTCGATGAACTACACCATGCAGGAGTACGCGAACGACATCGTGTTCTCGCTGCAGGAGATCTGCGACTCGGCCGGCGTGGCGCACCCGACCATCGTCTCCGAGTCGGGCCGCGCCGTGGTCGCTCACCACTCGATGCTGGTCATGGACATCCTGGGCGTGGGCGAGTTCGACGTCGGCAAGGCGCCCGAACAGGTGTCCGAATCGGCGTCGCGCATGGTGCGCAACCTCTTCGAGACCTACCGCGACGTCTCGCGCAAGAACGTCCTCGAGGCGTACCACGACGCGCTGGAGTACAAGGAAGAGGCGCTGCAACTTTTCAATCTCGGCAACCTGTCGCTGTCCGAACGGGTGGTGGCCGAAGACATCTTCTGGGCCATCTGCCAGAAGATCTTGAAGCTGACCCGTGACATGCGCGAGGTGCCCGAAGAATTGGAAGGCCTCGAGCGCGCCCTGTCCGATACGTATTTCTGCAACTTTTCCATGTTCCAGTCGCTGCCGGACATCTGGGCCATCGATCAACTGTTCCCGATCATGCCCATCCACCGCCTGGGCGAGGAGCCCACCCGGCGCGCCGTGCTGGCCGACATCACCTGCGACAGCGACGGCAAGATCGATCACTTCATCGATCGCCGCGACGTCAAATCGGTGCTGGAGCTGCACCCGGTGAACGGCCAGGACTATTACCTGGGCGTGTTCTTGATCGGCGCCTACCAGGAAATCCTGGGCGATCTGCACAATCTGTTCGGCAACACCAACACCGTGCACGTCTCGCTGGCGGCCGGCGGCGGCTATCAGATCGAACACGTGGTCACCGGCGACACCGTCACCGACGTCTTGAAGTACGTCAGCTACGCGCGCGAAGATCTCGTCGCCCGCGTGCGCCGCTTCGCCGAGATGGCGGTGCGGGCGAATCGCATGACCCTGGAAGAGACGCGCTCGATGCTGCGCATGTACGAAGAAGGCCTGGCCGGTTACACGTACCTCGAGCGGTCGTGA
- a CDS encoding aminotransferase class I/II-fold pyridoxal phosphate-dependent enzyme, translating to MTAVDMKGRLGDPAAVDASLSNLARGVVGSEILRIAAEIRALKAKGASICNLTVGDFDPTYFPVPEMLLDGVRAALAAGHTNYPPSDGVLALREAVTHFYGRGLGLSYPVESVLITGGARPLLYGAYRTVLDPGDVVVYPVPSWNNNHYAYLCTTKPIELPVSAETNFFPTAKMLRPHLSAARLLMINSPLNPTGTVIDPEELRAICELVVEENRRRAKAGADAGKALWLCYDQVYWQLTFGAARHATPPEVCMDVAPYTIMLDAASKSFAATGMRVGWAVMPPAARQRMADILGHVGAWAPKAEQVALAALLEDEVAVRTYHAGMLERVKQRLDALAAGFQKMRADGFPVEVIDPQGAIYLSVRVAVPGRSNDEIRQHLLSHAGFAVVPFQAFGLRGDSGWFRISVGAVSERDIEEALPRVRAALAILSKPSAR from the coding sequence ATGACCGCCGTCGACATGAAGGGACGTTTGGGCGATCCGGCGGCCGTCGACGCCTCGCTGTCGAACCTGGCGCGCGGCGTGGTGGGCTCGGAGATCCTGCGCATCGCCGCCGAGATCCGCGCGCTGAAGGCCAAGGGCGCCTCCATCTGCAACCTGACCGTCGGTGATTTCGATCCGACGTATTTTCCCGTGCCAGAAATGCTGCTCGACGGCGTGCGCGCCGCCCTGGCCGCCGGCCACACCAACTACCCGCCCTCTGACGGCGTGCTGGCCCTCCGCGAGGCGGTGACCCATTTTTACGGGCGCGGCCTGGGCCTGTCCTATCCCGTCGAGTCGGTGTTGATCACCGGCGGGGCGCGGCCGCTGCTTTACGGCGCCTATCGCACGGTGCTGGATCCCGGCGACGTGGTCGTCTATCCGGTGCCGTCGTGGAACAACAACCACTACGCCTATCTCTGCACCACCAAGCCGATCGAGCTGCCGGTTTCGGCGGAGACGAATTTTTTCCCCACCGCAAAGATGCTGCGGCCGCACCTTTCGGCCGCGCGTTTGCTGATGATCAACTCGCCGCTGAACCCGACCGGCACGGTGATCGATCCTGAAGAGCTGCGCGCCATCTGCGAGCTGGTGGTGGAAGAGAACCGCCGCCGCGCCAAGGCCGGCGCCGACGCCGGCAAGGCGTTGTGGCTGTGTTACGACCAGGTCTACTGGCAGCTGACCTTCGGGGCCGCGCGCCACGCCACGCCGCCCGAGGTCTGCATGGACGTGGCGCCGTACACCATCATGCTCGACGCGGCGTCGAAGAGCTTTGCCGCCACCGGCATGCGGGTGGGCTGGGCGGTGATGCCGCCGGCCGCCCGCCAGCGCATGGCCGATATCCTGGGCCACGTCGGGGCCTGGGCGCCGAAGGCCGAGCAGGTGGCGCTGGCCGCGCTCCTCGAAGACGAGGTCGCCGTGCGCACGTACCACGCCGGCATGCTGGAACGGGTCAAGCAGCGCCTGGACGCGCTGGCGGCCGGGTTTCAGAAAATGCGCGCCGACGGTTTTCCCGTCGAGGTGATCGATCCCCAAGGCGCGATCTATCTGTCGGTGCGCGTGGCGGTCCCCGGCCGCAGCAACGACGAGATTCGCCAGCACCTGCTTTCCCATGCCGGGTTCGCGGTGGTCCCGTTCCAGGCCTTCGGGCTGCGCGGCGACAGCGGTTGGTTCCGCATCTCCGTCGGTGCGGTCTCCGAACGCGACATCGAAGAAGCCTTGCCGCGCGTGCGGGCGGCGCTGGCGATATTGTCGAAACCGTCCGCGCGCTGA